A genome region from Candidatus Cloacimonadota bacterium includes the following:
- a CDS encoding GNAT family N-acetyltransferase: protein MTIRRAKQEDIEAIAACHIQSWRETYPGIMPQEKLEAMNITASMRNWQYTLDQEQVFLVAEASGTICGFAAGGDNRSNQDCETGIGDSCSAELGALYLIQKFQGLGIGRALFECFCKEVLALGHQNMVVWVAQQNVSCGFYAHMGGELVDKKMLKVINTSVPVIAYRYSSEILQQHAIHVKPKG, encoded by the coding sequence ATGACGATAAGACGAGCAAAGCAAGAAGATATCGAAGCCATAGCGGCTTGCCACATTCAAAGTTGGCGAGAAACATACCCCGGCATTATGCCCCAAGAAAAGCTTGAAGCAATGAATATCACTGCCAGTATGCGCAATTGGCAATATACTCTGGATCAAGAACAGGTATTTCTGGTTGCCGAAGCATCCGGCACAATATGTGGTTTTGCCGCAGGAGGCGATAACCGATCCAATCAGGATTGTGAAACTGGTATTGGCGATAGCTGTAGCGCTGAGCTGGGAGCATTATATCTGATTCAGAAATTTCAAGGATTGGGAATTGGGAGAGCATTGTTTGAATGCTTTTGTAAAGAAGTTTTGGCTTTGGGTCACCAAAACATGGTGGTATGGGTAGCGCAACAAAACGTATCCTGCGGGTTTTATGCTCATATGGGCGGAGAATTGGTGGATAAAAAAATGCTCAAGGTAATCAATACCAGTGTTCCGGTGATCGCCTATCGCTATTCGAGCGAAATCTTGCAGCAGCATGCTATTCATGTAAAGCCCAAGGGATAA